From Psychroflexus torquis ATCC 700755, the proteins below share one genomic window:
- the ltrA gene encoding group II intron reverse transcriptase/maturase: MNLWNETKSIPISRLMVWEAYQKVRSNKGSAGIDAIGMQEFDANRSKHLYKLWNRMASGSYFPPPVKEVEISKKDGTIRKLGIPTISDRVGQMVVKMFFEPRLELVFSPNSYGYRPKRSAHQALSRVRENCWKKNWVIDLDIKGFFDNIDHNKLMLAVEKHVPENWVKLYITRWLEAPVVTKSGKLTQRKGKGTPQGGVISPLLANLFLHYAFDTWLEKVDKNVVFTRYADDVILHCNTKAHAEQILQLVHQRMESVGLELHPKKTKIVYCRDYRRKENHPMVRFDFLGYSFQPRTAYSKKKRKLFLGYDCAISISSRKRIADKLEELKVNKLTFKSIVGVAQYLNPMIRGWVRYYGKFKMYELTKVFRLLSKRLVWWARKRYKRYKTSIRKGYKWLATVRKQFPTLFYHWNFSQINIIA, encoded by the coding sequence ATGAATTTATGGAATGAAACAAAATCAATACCGATAAGTCGCCTAATGGTTTGGGAGGCTTATCAAAAAGTGCGTTCCAACAAAGGAAGTGCGGGAATAGATGCTATTGGTATGCAAGAATTTGATGCCAACCGCAGTAAACACCTTTACAAACTTTGGAATCGGATGGCATCAGGGAGTTATTTCCCCCCACCTGTCAAAGAAGTAGAGATATCAAAGAAAGACGGTACAATCCGTAAATTGGGTATACCCACTATTAGTGACAGAGTAGGGCAAATGGTGGTTAAAATGTTTTTTGAACCAAGATTAGAGTTAGTATTCAGTCCAAATTCTTACGGCTATCGACCAAAGAGAAGTGCTCATCAAGCATTATCAAGGGTAAGAGAGAACTGTTGGAAGAAAAACTGGGTAATTGACTTAGACATCAAAGGTTTCTTTGACAATATAGACCATAACAAACTGATGCTTGCAGTAGAGAAACATGTACCTGAAAATTGGGTTAAACTCTACATCACACGATGGCTGGAAGCACCCGTTGTTACAAAGTCTGGAAAACTGACCCAAAGGAAAGGAAAAGGAACGCCACAAGGCGGAGTAATCAGTCCCTTACTGGCAAATCTTTTTCTGCATTACGCTTTTGATACATGGTTGGAAAAGGTAGACAAAAATGTAGTTTTCACTCGTTATGCCGATGATGTGATATTACACTGTAATACAAAAGCTCATGCGGAACAAATACTGCAATTAGTACATCAAAGAATGGAATCGGTAGGATTAGAATTACATCCTAAAAAGACAAAAATTGTCTATTGCCGAGATTACAGAAGAAAAGAAAATCACCCAATGGTCAGATTTGATTTTTTGGGATACTCTTTTCAACCAAGAACAGCTTATTCTAAGAAAAAGAGAAAGCTATTTTTAGGTTATGATTGTGCTATAAGTATTAGTTCAAGAAAACGAATCGCAGACAAGCTCGAAGAACTCAAGGTAAATAAACTTACGTTTAAAAGCATTGTAGGAGTGGCACAATACCTTAATCCAATGATTAGGGGATGGGTGCGTTACTATGGTAAATTTAAGATGTATGAACTTACAAAAGTCTTTCGATTACTAAGTAAACGATTAGTTTGGTGGGCAAGGAAAAGGTATAAGCGTTATAAAACCAGTATTAGGAAAGGGTACAAATGGTTGGCAACGGTAAGAAAGCAATTTCCTACTTTGTTTTACCATTGGAACTTTTCTCAGATAAACATTATCGCTTAG
- a CDS encoding YitT family protein encodes MTASLNFNKQFKSYFIIAFGLFINALAWTGFLIPSEIVGGGVSGIGTIIYFMMGFKVGYSVFIINGLLIIAALKILGFGFGIKTIFATFVLSFFLWLLQSVITEPFVSDRFMSAIIGGVMAGASAGIILSQGSSTGGTDIVAMMINKYRNYSPGQLILTLDLIIISSSYFVMGSIEQVVYGFVAMSVSAYCVDLMIEGRKQSVQIFIFTEMFDKIKNELVSNHDQGITELQAKDGFSQKDIKILMLLAKKKDSQSILKTVKIIDPEAFISMGSVMGVYGFGLEKKD; translated from the coding sequence ATGACAGCGTCTTTAAATTTCAATAAGCAGTTTAAATCCTATTTTATTATTGCGTTTGGACTTTTCATAAATGCCTTAGCGTGGACCGGTTTTCTTATTCCATCAGAAATTGTTGGAGGAGGAGTAAGTGGAATTGGAACCATTATTTATTTTATGATGGGTTTTAAAGTTGGGTATTCCGTCTTTATCATAAATGGTTTATTGATTATTGCTGCTTTGAAGATTCTAGGCTTTGGCTTCGGAATAAAAACAATATTTGCCACATTTGTGTTATCCTTCTTTTTATGGCTTTTGCAATCTGTTATTACTGAACCTTTTGTGAGTGATAGATTTATGAGTGCTATAATTGGAGGTGTAATGGCAGGCGCTAGTGCGGGTATTATTCTATCTCAAGGAAGCAGTACTGGAGGTACGGATATCGTTGCTATGATGATTAACAAATACCGGAATTATAGTCCTGGTCAGCTTATTTTGACTTTGGATTTAATCATTATATCGTCTTCCTATTTTGTTATGGGTTCTATAGAGCAAGTTGTTTATGGTTTTGTAGCAATGAGTGTGAGTGCGTATTGTGTTGATTTGATGATTGAGGGCAGGAAGCAATCTGTTCAGATTTTTATTTTCACAGAGATGTTTGATAAAATTAAAAATGAGCTTGTTTCTAACCACGACCAAGGCATCACCGAACTTCAAGCAAAAGATGGTTTCTCACAAAAGGATATAAAAATCTTAATGCTTTTAGCAAAGAAAAAAGATTCTCAATCGATTCTTAAAACGGTGAAAATTATAGATCCAGAGGCCTTTATTTCGATGGGTTCAGTAATGGGAGTTTATGGTTTTGGACTTGAAAAAAAAGACTGA
- a CDS encoding Abi family protein translates to MGKKATTISEQIDILKERGMNFDCGIEKAEEMLLDIGYYRLGFYWYPFEIDKEHNFKEGTTFSNVISLYYLDVDLRNVLLKYLKRIEVNFRTKIIYYTSHKYIEDPIWYSNPKIMAYWFISKLDVNLYTDKFKEENKQIKLHHINYRNDIYAPTWKTFEFLTFGAIVTIFNALKSEELKKEISKLYGLNNLNTFINFIHTIKFIRNICAHAGVLYDLNFPQGIYKIPRVKFNNNNNQSLDAGIKTMSFILKNISEGRNSDMNTEINDLLKEHTNNETLKGIITNKIGYDI, encoded by the coding sequence ATGGGAAAGAAAGCAACAACCATAAGTGAGCAAATAGACATTCTAAAAGAAAGAGGAATGAATTTTGACTGCGGAATAGAGAAAGCTGAAGAAATGCTTTTAGATATAGGTTATTATAGACTTGGGTTTTATTGGTATCCATTCGAAATAGACAAAGAACATAATTTTAAAGAAGGAACTACATTCTCAAATGTTATTAGCCTTTATTATTTAGATGTTGATTTAAGGAATGTTTTACTAAAATATTTAAAACGGATAGAAGTAAATTTTAGAACTAAAATTATTTACTATACTTCTCACAAATATATAGAAGACCCGATATGGTATTCCAATCCCAAAATAATGGCTTATTGGTTTATCAGTAAATTAGATGTGAATCTATATACAGATAAATTTAAAGAAGAAAATAAACAGATAAAACTACATCATATAAATTATCGAAATGACATATATGCGCCTACTTGGAAAACATTTGAATTTTTGACTTTTGGAGCAATTGTAACTATTTTTAATGCATTAAAGAGCGAAGAATTAAAAAAAGAAATTTCAAAACTTTATGGATTAAATAATCTTAATACATTTATAAATTTCATCCACACCATAAAATTTATTCGAAATATATGTGCGCACGCAGGAGTTTTATACGATTTGAATTTTCCACAGGGTATATATAAAATCCCTAGAGTAAAATTTAATAACAATAACAACCAATCTTTGGATGCTGGAATTAAAACAATGTCATTTATTTTAAAAAATATTTCTGAGGGCAGAAATTCTGATATGAATACCGAGATAAACGACTTATTAAAAGAGCACACGAATAATGAAACACTCAAAGGAATAATCACCAATAAAATTGGCTACGACATATAA
- a CDS encoding HigA family addiction module antitoxin, producing the protein MEKLANVHPGEILNYEFLKPLEITAYRLSKDLKIPQTRISEIIKGNRRITANTALRLSKYFGNSAKFWLGIQDDYDIEKEKESKQSELKEIKHYGDKTVA; encoded by the coding sequence ATGGAAAAGTTAGCAAATGTTCATCCTGGAGAAATCTTAAACTATGAATTTCTTAAACCTCTCGAAATTACAGCTTACCGACTTTCGAAGGATTTGAAAATACCTCAAACCAGAATTTCGGAAATTATAAAAGGTAACCGTCGAATTACTGCGAATACTGCTTTGCGATTAAGTAAATATTTTGGAAATTCTGCCAAATTCTGGCTTGGAATTCAAGACGATTACGACATTGAAAAAGAAAAGGAATCCAAACAATCAGAACTGAAAGAAATAAAACATTACGGAGATAAAACCGTGGCCTAG
- a CDS encoding Lrp/AsnC family transcriptional regulator translates to MKNELDSKDIQILSLLLNNARLSNKEIAAKIEIAQSSAHDRIKKLTQKGYLKGANAQIDQKKLGLNIEVMLAIKLNKQHRSIITDFLEKASQLPGVIQLFHMAGDNDFILHIAVKDTDELRSFILDRLSTLDYIHSTQTTMVLHSEKVNNIL, encoded by the coding sequence ATGAAGAATGAACTAGACTCGAAAGATATTCAGATTTTAAGCCTTTTGCTGAATAATGCACGGCTATCAAATAAAGAGATTGCTGCAAAGATTGAAATTGCACAGTCTAGTGCACACGATAGAATTAAAAAATTAACTCAGAAGGGGTACTTGAAGGGAGCAAATGCCCAAATTGATCAAAAAAAGCTGGGACTTAATATTGAGGTAATGTTAGCCATTAAGCTAAATAAGCAACACCGTTCAATAATTACAGATTTCTTGGAGAAGGCCTCTCAATTACCTGGTGTTATTCAATTATTTCATATGGCAGGTGACAATGATTTTATTTTGCACATCGCAGTAAAAGACACTGACGAGTTAAGGAGCTTTATTCTCGATAGATTATCTACTCTAGATTATATACACAGTACTCAAACTACAATGGTTTTACACAGTGAAAAGGTAAATAATATTCTATAA
- a CDS encoding DUF7010 family protein yields MNIIEAQEDMCKSYFGGCPGALVSGIVWLTAGITALVSTEQISLLVFFFGGMLIHPLGILLSKGLNRSGKHKTGNPLSSLALESTFLLFIGLFIAYFVYQIRPNWFFPIMILTIGARYLVFSSIYGMRIYWAFGAALILSGFGGFLFNLPFHIIGLIGGTIEILFSLIIFYLEKKKLKLTGN; encoded by the coding sequence ATGAATATTATAGAAGCACAAGAAGATATGTGTAAATCCTATTTTGGGGGTTGTCCCGGCGCTCTTGTATCTGGTATTGTATGGCTAACAGCTGGAATTACTGCATTAGTGAGTACAGAACAAATTAGTCTACTTGTGTTCTTTTTTGGAGGAATGCTAATTCATCCATTAGGGATACTACTATCTAAAGGATTAAATCGCTCTGGAAAACATAAAACAGGAAACCCATTATCATCCCTCGCTTTGGAAAGTACATTTTTGTTATTTATTGGACTATTCATAGCTTATTTTGTGTATCAAATCCGTCCTAATTGGTTTTTCCCAATAATGATATTAACTATTGGAGCTCGTTATTTAGTCTTTTCCTCAATTTATGGTATGCGTATATATTGGGCTTTCGGTGCAGCATTAATTTTATCAGGATTTGGAGGATTTCTTTTTAACCTGCCCTTTCATATAATTGGATTGATTGGTGGAACCATAGAAATTCTATTTTCATTAATTATTTTTTATTTAGAAAAAAAGAAATTGAAATTAACAGGGAATTGA
- the rocD gene encoding ornithine--oxo-acid transaminase, translating to MTTDTIDKLRVEDIKSSQQAIDLENKYGAHNYHPLPAVLKKGEGVFVWDVEDKRYYDFLSAYSAVNQGHCHPRIVEAMHKQSQTISLTSRAFHNDVLGVYEKYATEYFKFDKLLPMNSGAEAVETAIKICRKWAYECKGIAETEAQIIVFENNFHGRTTTIISFSNDEEARKNFGPYTPGFIKVPYNDPEALEKVLKENKNIAGALIEPIQGEAGVFTPSDDFMSKVKSLCNEHNVLFMADEIQTGIARTGALLAVCGKCDCQGHCERQEATYSRPDVLILGKALSGGAYPVSAVLADDWIMNVIQPGQHGSTFGGNPVAAAVAMEALEVIKDEKLAQNARRLGDLFRSELNKFIENHNIVNLVRGRGLLNAIVINDSEDSSTAWNICVALKENGLLAKPTHGNIIRFAPPLVITEEQLMDCLDIITTTLKDFEN from the coding sequence TCATCCATTACCTGCAGTTCTAAAAAAAGGAGAAGGTGTATTTGTATGGGATGTTGAAGATAAAAGATATTACGATTTTCTTTCCGCCTATTCTGCTGTTAACCAAGGTCACTGCCATCCTAGGATTGTAGAAGCCATGCACAAGCAATCTCAAACTATATCTTTAACCTCTAGAGCATTTCATAATGACGTGTTAGGGGTATATGAAAAATATGCAACAGAATACTTTAAGTTTGATAAGCTTTTACCGATGAATAGTGGAGCTGAAGCTGTGGAAACTGCTATAAAAATTTGCAGAAAATGGGCTTATGAATGTAAAGGCATCGCAGAAACAGAAGCTCAGATTATAGTTTTTGAAAATAATTTTCACGGTAGAACCACAACTATTATCTCTTTTAGCAATGATGAAGAGGCGAGAAAAAACTTTGGTCCTTATACACCTGGTTTTATTAAGGTGCCTTATAACGATCCTGAAGCCTTAGAAAAAGTACTTAAAGAAAACAAAAATATAGCTGGTGCTTTAATAGAGCCTATCCAAGGTGAAGCAGGTGTTTTTACTCCATCAGATGATTTTATGTCAAAGGTAAAATCACTGTGTAATGAACACAATGTTTTATTTATGGCAGATGAAATACAAACAGGAATTGCAAGAACAGGAGCCTTGCTTGCTGTTTGTGGTAAATGTGATTGTCAAGGGCATTGTGAACGTCAAGAAGCCACTTATTCTAGACCAGATGTTTTGATTTTAGGTAAAGCCTTATCAGGAGGAGCCTATCCAGTGTCTGCAGTTCTAGCAGATGATTGGATTATGAACGTGATCCAACCAGGACAACACGGGTCAACCTTTGGGGGTAATCCTGTTGCTGCTGCTGTAGCTATGGAAGCTCTAGAAGTCATTAAAGACGAGAAGCTTGCCCAAAATGCAAGACGTCTTGGTGATCTTTTTAGATCTGAACTGAATAAATTTATAGAAAATCACAACATTGTAAATCTCGTAAGAGGTAGAGGCTTACTCAATGCTATCGTTATCAACGATTCTGAAGACAGCTCTACAGCCTGGAACATATGTGTCGCTTTAAAAGAAAATGGTTTATTAGCAAAACCTACACATGGTAACATCATTCGTTTTGCACCACCATTAGTGATCACCGAAGAACAATTGATGGATTGTTTAGATATCATAACAACCACACTGAAAGATTTTGAAAACTAA
- a CDS encoding AhpC/TSA family protein: protein MKKIIFGIITLVSISCNEKPERDFFLNGTTNGIENGTTLYLDVENNTIDSTKIKNNTFVFKSKLSSSPLQVIIRTKDFSQYRFLWAENKPMTFDATKTDFRNAKITGSEPENLSFILHQKIDTLPREEAQKLEIEFIKDNPNSIVSASMLSLYSTTWGKEKTKGLFEQLSKENKNSKFGEEITKYIELNKEPKTGDQFADFESKNQNGELKKLSNLKGKAVLLEFWASWCGPCRQENPILVKTYEKFNPKGFEIFAVSLDEDKESWLGAIKKDSLNREHVSDLKGQKNEASLIYGINGIPDNFLIAENGEIIGRNLRGEKLNEKLKEILE, encoded by the coding sequence ATGAAAAAAATAATATTCGGAATAATAACATTAGTATCAATTTCGTGCAATGAAAAACCTGAGAGGGATTTTTTTTTGAATGGAACAACGAACGGGATTGAAAATGGAACAACTCTATATTTAGACGTTGAAAATAATACTATCGACTCAACTAAAATTAAGAATAATACATTTGTTTTTAAATCAAAATTATCGAGCTCGCCTTTACAAGTAATCATAAGAACTAAAGACTTTTCTCAATATAGATTTTTGTGGGCAGAAAATAAACCAATGACTTTTGACGCGACTAAAACTGATTTTAGAAATGCAAAAATAACAGGTTCTGAACCAGAAAATTTGAGTTTCATTTTACATCAAAAAATAGATACCTTACCAAGAGAAGAGGCACAAAAATTAGAAATTGAATTTATAAAAGACAATCCAAATAGTATTGTAAGTGCTTCAATGCTTTCACTTTATTCAACAACTTGGGGAAAAGAAAAAACCAAAGGACTTTTTGAACAACTTTCAAAAGAAAATAAAAACTCAAAATTTGGGGAAGAAATCACAAAATATATTGAATTAAATAAAGAACCAAAAACCGGAGATCAATTTGCGGACTTTGAATCGAAAAACCAAAATGGAGAATTGAAGAAATTGTCTAATTTGAAAGGAAAAGCTGTACTTCTCGAATTTTGGGCTTCTTGGTGTGGTCCTTGTCGTCAAGAAAATCCTATCCTCGTGAAAACTTATGAAAAATTCAATCCAAAAGGATTTGAAATATTTGCAGTTTCGTTAGACGAAGACAAAGAAAGTTGGCTAGGAGCAATAAAGAAAGATAGTTTAAATAGGGAGCACGTCAGTGATTTAAAAGGTCAAAAAAATGAAGCTTCTCTCATTTATGGAATTAATGGAATACCTGACAACTTTTTAATTGCCGAGAATGGAGAAATAATTGGACGCAACTTAAGAGGAGAAAAATTGAATGAAAAACTAAAAGAAATACTGGAATAA
- the ltrA gene encoding group II intron reverse transcriptase/maturase produces MKDIMTSIDVNLLTSPSQSDAAIRVFQRKLYIRAKQDKGFKAYSLYGKLCEDHTLIEAYRRVRSNYSKGVGVDNQSSDAIEKQGISVFLGEIQQDLQGHTYRSQAVKQKLIPKEKEGDFRVLGIPTIRDRVVQMAVKMLIEPLWEADFEHTSFGFRPKRGAKDAIKQVKQNIYDRHQFVYDADLSKYFDTIPHTKLFILLKKRLVDHSILSLIHQWLTAPVRLPNGKLVASTKGSPQGGVISPLLSNIYLHAFDQIVNNPKGKFAKANIRIVRYADDFLLMGKWYFSKEILDYITSIMDNMGLTLNKEKTKLLHSSKSSLFFLGFEFRSIKSKFGWNAKNYTNVRPSMKSRSKLFSKLRELFANRKHWTIEWIVWKVNQLLRGWLNYFSISKVTHIWETIKIIKKHLDYKLFKWMKCKGRKAHRKLRQRPYENLVKFYNLFDIEKYARLKTLAKAQ; encoded by the coding sequence ATGAAAGACATAATGACAAGTATTGATGTAAATCTATTAACAAGTCCATCGCAAAGCGATGCAGCTATTCGTGTTTTTCAGAGGAAGCTATATATTAGAGCCAAGCAAGATAAGGGCTTCAAGGCTTATAGTCTTTACGGAAAACTCTGTGAAGACCATACGCTTATAGAAGCCTATCGACGAGTTAGGAGCAACTATTCTAAAGGGGTAGGTGTAGACAATCAAAGTTCTGACGCTATTGAAAAGCAAGGAATATCTGTTTTTCTTGGCGAGATTCAACAAGACTTACAAGGTCACACCTACAGGAGCCAAGCAGTAAAGCAAAAGCTCATCCCCAAGGAAAAGGAAGGAGATTTTAGGGTATTAGGAATACCAACAATTCGCGACCGCGTGGTTCAAATGGCAGTAAAGATGCTAATAGAGCCACTTTGGGAGGCAGATTTTGAGCATACCTCTTTTGGATTTAGACCCAAACGAGGAGCAAAAGACGCCATAAAGCAAGTAAAACAAAATATTTATGATAGGCATCAATTTGTCTATGATGCGGACTTGTCGAAGTATTTTGACACCATCCCGCATACTAAATTATTTATTTTACTAAAGAAAAGGTTGGTAGATCATAGTATTTTAAGTTTGATACATCAATGGTTAACTGCGCCTGTACGGCTACCCAACGGAAAGCTAGTAGCGAGTACCAAAGGAAGTCCACAAGGGGGAGTTATCTCGCCATTATTATCCAACATATATCTCCATGCATTTGACCAGATTGTAAACAATCCAAAGGGGAAGTTTGCCAAGGCAAACATCCGCATAGTTCGTTATGCAGATGATTTTCTATTGATGGGTAAATGGTATTTCAGCAAAGAGATACTGGACTATATCACTAGTATAATGGATAATATGGGATTAACGTTAAATAAAGAAAAGACAAAACTTTTGCATAGTAGCAAGAGCAGTTTATTCTTTTTGGGGTTTGAATTTAGAAGTATAAAGTCCAAATTTGGATGGAATGCCAAGAATTACACCAATGTACGACCCAGTATGAAGTCACGGTCTAAATTGTTTTCAAAATTGCGAGAACTATTTGCAAATCGAAAACATTGGACAATTGAGTGGATAGTATGGAAGGTTAATCAATTATTAAGAGGTTGGCTAAATTACTTTTCTATCAGTAAGGTTACACATATTTGGGAAACCATAAAAATCATTAAAAAGCATCTGGATTACAAATTATTTAAATGGATGAAGTGCAAAGGAAGGAAAGCGCATCGGAAGCTACGCCAGCGACCCTATGAGAATTTGGTTAAATTTTACAACCTATTTGACATAGAAAAGTATGCACGTTTGAAAACCCTTGCGAAAGCTCAATAA
- a CDS encoding VOC family protein yields MIKRDTVMRVGRPTDHLEEITKMYVEGLGFEVIGGFDGHSNFSGRMVGHPKHHYHLEFTTHTNEKAGRAPSLENLLIFYVSNETEYKNAISRISNSGFKKVKSFNPYWEGGAQTFEDLDGYRVVINNGESPF; encoded by the coding sequence ATGATAAAAAGAGATACAGTGATGAGAGTTGGTAGACCAACTGATCATTTAGAAGAAATAACAAAAATGTATGTTGAAGGACTGGGCTTTGAGGTGATTGGTGGATTTGATGGTCATAGTAATTTTAGTGGAAGAATGGTTGGACACCCAAAACATCATTATCATTTAGAATTTACAACACATACAAATGAAAAAGCTGGGCGTGCGCCTTCTTTAGAAAATCTATTAATCTTTTATGTTTCAAATGAAACAGAATACAAAAACGCTATAAGTAGAATTTCTAATTCTGGCTTTAAGAAAGTTAAATCTTTTAATCCATATTGGGAAGGTGGTGCTCAAACCTTTGAAGACTTAGATGGTTATAGGGTTGTAATAAATAACGGGGAAAGTCCTTTCTAA
- a CDS encoding peptidase: MRKFKKSSISLLFFIFSIAFSNAQINDCSCKMDLEFLNEKIQKTPSYKVSKAAYEMEYAKIKKEIRNLNSGYECFLELNKLMLSLNDRHCNLYGINTGLDGDLKNDTAKFKIFKKTELFTVYPRPVISLDSLRTALRKQPINSIEGVYFRKGYMTLGVYKMVESDSYRAIILDSENEVWEAGEVIYTLVPYGHNYLLAVGGSMTSKRMISYGERIENGVFLTMRFQKEPSIPNYSVSKYPESTYLREEISPETTYLKVGSFNSWNPTLSDADKFYKSLEGTLTKKNVILDLRDNGGGGDRNSNGLFKVLKKYIKLNNVYVLVNHRTASNAEQFAYKLSDFENCTILGNRTSGTAAYEIVDSNYNLPCDDYLVVLTSKKHSKYLKLESIGIEPYIKLAIEKDWMMQVKNYIRRNN, translated from the coding sequence ATGCGAAAATTTAAAAAGTCTTCTATTTCACTTCTATTTTTTATTTTCTCAATCGCATTTTCAAATGCTCAAATCAATGATTGCAGTTGTAAAATGGATTTAGAATTTTTAAATGAAAAGATTCAAAAAACACCTTCCTACAAAGTAAGCAAAGCGGCTTATGAGATGGAATATGCAAAAATAAAAAAAGAGATTAGAAATCTAAACTCTGGTTATGAGTGTTTTCTTGAATTGAATAAGTTGATGCTTTCCTTAAATGATAGACATTGTAATCTTTATGGCATTAACACAGGATTAGATGGAGATTTAAAAAATGATACTGCTAAGTTTAAAATATTTAAAAAAACAGAGCTCTTTACTGTTTATCCAAGACCAGTTATAAGTTTAGATAGTCTGAGAACAGCACTCAGAAAGCAACCTATTAATTCTATTGAAGGCGTTTACTTCAGAAAAGGATATATGACTCTTGGAGTTTATAAAATGGTAGAAAGTGATTCCTACAGAGCTATTATTTTAGATTCAGAAAATGAAGTTTGGGAAGCTGGTGAAGTGATTTACACTTTAGTTCCTTATGGCCATAATTATTTATTAGCTGTTGGTGGAAGTATGACTAGTAAAAGAATGATATCCTATGGCGAACGGATTGAAAATGGGGTTTTTCTGACTATGCGATTTCAAAAAGAGCCCTCAATACCTAATTATTCCGTTTCAAAATATCCTGAATCCACCTATTTAAGAGAGGAAATATCACCAGAAACAACCTACTTAAAAGTGGGGAGTTTTAACTCTTGGAATCCCACACTTTCTGATGCCGATAAATTTTACAAATCTCTAGAAGGAACTTTGACCAAGAAGAATGTAATCTTAGACTTACGAGATAATGGTGGTGGTGGCGACAGAAATTCTAACGGACTATTTAAAGTTTTAAAGAAATATATTAAACTAAATAATGTCTACGTTTTAGTTAATCACAGAACCGCAAGTAATGCAGAACAATTTGCATATAAACTAAGTGATTTTGAAAATTGCACCATCCTGGGAAATAGAACGAGTGGAACAGCGGCATACGAAATAGTAGATTCTAATTACAATCTACCTTGTGATGATTACTTAGTAGTTCTAACGTCTAAAAAGCATTCAAAATACCTAAAATTAGAATCTATTGGAATTGAACCCTATATAAAATTAGCTATCGAAAAAGACTGGATGATGCAAGTAAAAAACTATATCCGGAGAAATAACTAG
- a CDS encoding type II toxin-antitoxin system RelE/ParE family toxin — MMLSFGSKKTEKIWNGIRVKKMPIEVQNVGRRKLRILNNSQDIANLRIPPSNRLEKLTGKLNEFYSIRINKQWRIIFIWDKGNASEVEIIDYH; from the coding sequence ATGATGTTATCCTTTGGTTCAAAAAAAACCGAAAAAATTTGGAACGGAATCCGAGTTAAGAAAATGCCAATTGAAGTTCAGAACGTTGGACGTCGTAAATTGAGGATATTAAACAACTCACAAGACATTGCCAATTTACGAATTCCTCCATCAAACAGACTTGAAAAACTGACTGGAAAATTAAATGAATTCTATAGTATACGGATTAACAAGCAATGGCGAATTATCTTCATTTGGGATAAAGGAAACGCAAGCGAAGTGGAAATAATTGATTATCACTAA